One Eubacterium sp. 1001713B170207_170306_E7 genomic region harbors:
- a CDS encoding SH3 domain-containing protein has protein sequence MKKKKIISILLGVLLAVSFTACAQSDKTTETASEGSVDGVLKSYASGTLVMTRGDQTELSFDLSKATVSCKNMLSGDSITILYDGTIDGTDTSGVTVTEIKDNGSPAPKEQTLVGTVMNLTQHSLTLKEPDGTEYTFTTAGARQVYKNGIENGNWVQVKYVGELNGNDAAGVKVLEIVDNDENIKKAQEPDKVAIKAADEKVWATDTVHVRESYTTDSNVLGDLAPGNELTRTGVCDNGWSRVNYNGKDAFVYSQYLTTTQPASPSQPAPAQPQPSPSQPAQPSAQPTPKPTPAPTSAPAPDPTAAPTPEPTPEPTPEPAPDPTPEPTPEPTPAPEVKTLTGYVVSYADGELVIFANGADYPLNVTDAQHSYANGILTGNEVTVTYTGDLQAYETVVVLSVSDSELNTGDRSVITGVIASASMNTLDLTTDDNTEITFETMNAEVNSQNYQVGARVSVTLDLSQTVDTSNIFHALKVDDAQ, from the coding sequence GTGAAAAAGAAGAAAATTATCAGCATCCTGCTGGGCGTGCTTTTAGCGGTATCCTTTACGGCCTGCGCGCAGTCGGACAAGACGACGGAAACGGCCAGTGAGGGTAGTGTGGACGGTGTTCTCAAAAGCTATGCCAGCGGCACCCTGGTGATGACCCGCGGCGACCAGACAGAGCTGAGCTTTGACCTTTCAAAGGCGACCGTAAGCTGTAAGAACATGCTGTCCGGCGACAGCATCACCATCCTGTACGACGGAACCATTGACGGCACCGACACCAGCGGCGTTACAGTGACCGAAATCAAGGACAACGGCTCCCCGGCCCCGAAGGAGCAGACCCTGGTGGGAACCGTTATGAACCTGACCCAGCATTCGCTGACCCTTAAGGAGCCGGATGGGACGGAGTATACCTTTACCACCGCCGGAGCCCGGCAGGTTTACAAGAACGGCATTGAAAATGGCAATTGGGTGCAGGTGAAATACGTGGGCGAGCTGAACGGAAACGATGCCGCCGGCGTTAAGGTGCTCGAGATTGTGGACAATGACGAGAACATCAAGAAAGCCCAGGAGCCGGACAAGGTAGCGATCAAGGCTGCGGACGAAAAGGTATGGGCGACCGACACCGTACACGTGCGGGAATCCTACACCACGGATTCCAACGTGCTGGGCGACCTGGCCCCAGGCAATGAGCTCACCCGCACCGGCGTGTGCGATAACGGCTGGTCCAGAGTCAACTACAACGGAAAGGACGCCTTTGTCTATTCCCAGTATCTGACGACCACACAGCCTGCCAGTCCAAGTCAGCCCGCTCCGGCCCAGCCGCAGCCGAGCCCGAGCCAGCCGGCCCAGCCGAGCGCGCAGCCGACGCCAAAGCCGACGCCCGCCCCGACATCAGCGCCAGCCCCCGACCCCACAGCGGCACCGACACCGGAACCCACGCCGGAACCGACACCAGAACCAGCGCCCGACCCAACACCGGAGCCCACGCCAGAGCCCACACCAGCGCCTGAGGTCAAGACCCTCACCGGCTATGTGGTGAGCTACGCGGACGGCGAGCTGGTTATTTTTGCCAACGGCGCAGATTATCCGCTGAACGTGACCGATGCCCAGCACAGCTACGCCAACGGTATTCTGACCGGCAATGAGGTCACTGTTACCTATACCGGCGACCTTCAGGCTTATGAAACCGTGGTGGTGCTGAGTGTGAGCGATTCCGAGCTGAATACCGGCGACCGGTCGGTGATCACGGGTGTGATCGCGTCAGCCTCCATGAACACCCTGGATCTGACCACAGACGATAACACAGAGATTACCTTTGAAACCATGAACGCGGAGGTCAACAGCCAGAATTATCAGGTTGGGGCCCGCGTCAGCGTGACATTGGACCTGTCCCAGACCGTGGACACCTCCAACATTTTTCACGCCTTAAAGGTGGATGACGCGCAATAG